A single Pan troglodytes isolate AG18354 chromosome 19, NHGRI_mPanTro3-v2.0_pri, whole genome shotgun sequence DNA region contains:
- the MED24 gene encoding mediator of RNA polymerase II transcription subunit 24 isoform X19, whose protein sequence is MKVVNLKQAILQAWKERWSDYQWAINMKKFFPKGATWDILNLADALLEQAMIGPSPNPLILSYLKYAISSQMVSYSSVLTAISKFDDFSRDLCVQALLDIMDMFCDRLSCHGKAEECIGLCRALLSALHWLLRCTAASAERLREGLEAGTPAAGEKQLAMCLQRLEKTLSSTKNRALLHIAKLEEASLHTSQGLGQGGTRANQPTASWTAIEHSLLKLGEILANLSNPQLRSQAEQCGTLIRSIPTMLSVHAEQMHKTGFPTVHAVILLEGTMNLTGETQSLVEQLTMVKRMQHIPTPLFVLEIWKACFVGLIESPEGTEELKWTAFTFLKIPQVLVKLKKYSHGDKDFTEDVNCAFEFLLKLTPLLDKADQRCNCDCTNFLLQECGKQGLLSEASVNNLMAKRKADREHAPQQKSGENANIQPNIQLILRAEPTVTNILKTMDADHSKSPEGLLGVLGHMLSGKSLDLLLAAAAATGKLKSFARKFINLNEFTTYGSEESTKPASVRALLFDISFLMLCHVAQTYGSEVILSESRTGAEVPFFETWMQTCMPEEGKILNPDHPCFRPDSTKVESLVALLNNSSEMKLVQMKWHEACLSISAAILEILNAWENGVLAFESIQKITDNIKGKVCSLAVCAVAWLVAHVRMLGLDEREKSLQMIRQLAGPLFSENTLQFYNERVVIMNSILERMCADVLQQTATQIKFPSTGVDTMPYWNLLPPKRPIKEVLTDIFAKVLEKGWVDSRSIHIFDTLLHMGGVYWFCNNLIKELLKETRKEHTLRAVELLYSIFCLDMQQVTLVLLGHILPGLLTDSSKWHSLMDPPGTALAKLAVWCALSSYSSHKGQASTRQKKRHREDIEDYISLFPLDDVQPSKLMRLLSSNEDDANILSSPNRSMSSSLSASQLHTVNMRDPLNRVLANLFLLISSILGSRTAGPHTQFVQWFMEECVDCLEQGGRGSVLQFMPFTTVSELVKVSAMSSPKVVLAITDLSLPLGRQVAAKAIAAL, encoded by the exons atGGTGTCCTACTCTTCTGTCCTCACAGCCATCAGTAAG TTTGATGACTTTTCTCGGGACCTGTGTGTCCAGGCGTTGCTGGACATCATGGACATGTTTTGTGACCGTCTGAG CTGTCACGGCAAAGCAGAGGAATGCATCGGACTGTGCCGAGCCCTTCTTAGCGCCCTCCACTGGCTGCTGCGCTGCACGGCAGCCTCTGCAGAGCGGCTCCGGGAGGGGCTGGAGGCCGGCACTCCAGCCGCTGGGGAGAAGCAGCTTGCCATGTGCCTTCAGCGCCTGGAGAAAACCCTCAGCAGCACCAAGAACCGGGCCCTGCTGCACATCGCCAAACTAGAGGAGGCCT CATTGCACACATCCCAGGGACTTGGGCAGGGTGGCACCCGAGCCAATCAACCAACAG CTTCTTGGACTGCCATCGAGCATTCTCTCTTGAAACTTGGAGAGATCCTGGCCAATCTCAGCAACCCGCAGCTCCGGAGTCAGGCCGAGCAGTGTGGCACCCTCATTAGGAG CATCCCCACGATGCTGTCTGTGCATGCGGAGCAGATGCACAAGACCGGCTTCCCCACTGTCCATGCCGTGATCCTGCTCGAGGGCACCATGAACCTGACAGGCGAGACGCAGTCCCTGGTGGAGCAGCTGACGATGGTGAAGCGCATGCAG CATATCCCCACCCCACTTTTTGTCCTGGAGATCTGGAAAGCTTGCTTCGTGGGGCTCATTGAGTCTCCCGAGGGTACGGAGGAGCTCAAGTGGACAGCTTTCACTTTCCTCAAG ATTCCACAAGTTTTGGTGAAGTTGAAGAAGTACTCTCATGGAGACAAG GACTTCACTGAGGATGTCAACTGTGCTTTTGAGTTCCTGCTGAAGCTCACCCCCTTGTTGGACAAAGCTGACCAGCGCTGCAA CTGTGACTGTACAAACTTCCTGCTCCAAGAATGTGGCAAGCAGGGGCTTCTGTCTGAGGCCAGCGTCAACAACCTTATGGCTAAGCG CAAAGCGGACCGAGAGCACGCACCCCAGCAGAAATCGGGAGAGAATGCCAACATCCAGCCCAACATCCAGCTGATCCTCCGGGCGGAGCCCACTGTCACAAACATCCTCAAG ACGATGGATGCAGACCACTCTAAGTCACCGGAGGGACTGCTGGGAGTCCTGGGCCACATGCTGTCCGGGAAGAGTCTGGACTTGCTGCTGgctgccgccgccgccactgGAAAGCTGAAATCCTTCGCCCGGAAATTCATCAA tttgaATGAATTCACAACCTATGGCAGCGAAGAAAGCA CCAAACCGGCCTCCGTCCGGGCCCTGCTGTTTGACATCTCTTTCCTCATGCTGTGCCATGTGGCCCAGACCTATGGTTCAGAG gtgattctgtcCGAGTCGCGCACAGGAGCTGAGGTGCCCTTCTTCGAGACCTGGATGCAGACCTGCATGCCTGAGGAGGGCAAGATCCTGAACCCTGACCACCCCTGCTTCCGCCCCGACTCCACCAAAGTGGAGTCCCTGGTGGCCCTGCTCAACAACTCCTCGGAGATGAAGCTAGT GCAGATGAAGTGGCATGAGGCCTGTCTCAGCATCTCAGCCGCCATCTTGGAAATCCTCAATGCCTGGGAGAATGGGGTCCTGGCCTTCGAGTCCATCCAG AAAATCACTGATAACATCAAAGGGAAGGTATGCAGTCTGGCGGTGTGTGCTGTGGCTTGGCTTGTGGCCCACGTCCGGATGCTGGGGCTGGATGAGCGTGAGAAGTCGCTGCAGATGATCCGCCAGCTGGCAGGGCCACTGTTTAGTGAGAACACCCTGCAGTTCTACAATGAGAG GGTGGTGATCATGAACTCGATCCTGGAGCGCATGTGTGCCGACGTGCTGCAGCAGACAGCCACGCAGATCAAGTTTCCCTCCACCGGGGTGGACACAATGCCCTACTGGAACCTGCTGCCCCCCAAGCGGCCCATCAAAGAGGTGCTGACGGACATCTTTGCCAAGGTGCTGGAGAAGGGCTGGGTGGACAGCCGCTCCATCCACATCTTTGACACCCTGCTGCACATGGGCGGCGTCTACTGGTTCTGCAACAACCTGATTAAG GAGCTGCTGAAGGAGACGCGGAAGGAGCACACGCTGCGGGCAGTGGAGCTGCTCTACTCCATCTTCTGCCTGGACATGCAGCAAGTGACCCTGGTCCTGCTGGGCCACATCCTGCCTGGCCTGCTCACTGACTCCTCCAAGTGGCACAGCCTCATGGACCCCCCGGGCACTGCTCTTGCCAA GCTGGCCGTGTGGTGTGCCCTCAGTTCCTACTCCTCCCACAAGGGACAGGCGTCCACCCGCCAGAAGAAGAGACACCGCGAAGACATTGAG GATTATATCAGCCTCTTCCCCCTGGACGATGTGCAGCCTTCGAAGTTGATGCGACTGCTGAGCTCTAATGAGGACGATGCCAACATCCTTTCGAGCCCCA ACCGATCCATGAGCAGCTCCCTCTCAGCCTCTCAGCTCCACACGGTCAACATGCGGGACCCTCTGAACCGAGTCCTGG CCAACCTGTTCCTGCTCATCTCCTCCATCCTGGGGTCTCGCACCGCTGGCCCCCACACCCAGTTCGTGCAGTGGTTCATGGAGGAGTGTGTGGACTGCCTGGAGCAGGGCGGCCGTGGCAGCGTCCTGCAGTTCATGCCCTTCACCACC GTGTCGGAACTGGTGAAGGTGTCAGCCATGTCCAGCCCCAAGGTGGTTCTGGCCATCACGGACCTCAGCCTGCCCCTGGGCCGCCAGGTGGCTGCTAAAGCCATTGCTGCACTCTGA
- the MED24 gene encoding mediator of RNA polymerase II transcription subunit 24 isoform X8: MKVVNLKQAILQAWKERWSDYQWAINMKKFFPKGATWDILNLADALLEQAMIGPSPNPLILSYLKYAISSQMVSYSSVLTAISKFDDFSRDLCVQALLDIMDMFCDRLSCHGKAEECIGLCRALLSALHWLLRCTAASAERLREGLEAGTPAAGEKQLAMCLQRLEKTLSSTKNRALLHIAKLEEASSWTAIEHSLLKLGEILANLSNPQLRSQAEQCGTLIRSIPTMLSVHAEQMHKTGFPTVHAVILLEGTMNLTGETQSLVEQLTMVKRMQHIPTPLFVLEIWKACFVGLIESPEGTEELKWTAFTFLKIPQVLVKLKKYSHGDKDFTEDVNCAFEFLLKLTPLLDKADQRCNCDCTNFLLQECGKQGLLSEASVNNLMAKRKADREHAPQQKSGENANIQPNIQLILRAEPTVTNILKCSSGLDFLSCPQTMDADHSKSPEGLLGVLGHMLSGKSLDLLLAAAAATGKLKSFARKFINLNEFTTYGSEESTKPASVRALLFDISFLMLCHVAQTYGSEVILSESRTGAEVPFFETWMQTCMPEEGKILNPDHPCFRPDSTKVESLVALLNNSSEMKLVQMKWHEACLSISAAILEILNAWENGVLAFESIQKITDNIKGKVCSLAVCAVAWLVAHVRMLGLDEREKSLQMIRQLAGPLFSENTLQFYNERVVIMNSILERMCADVLQQTATQIKFPSTGVDTMPYWNLLPPKRPIKEVLTDIFAKVLEKGWVDSRSIHIFDTLLHMGGVYWFCNNLIKELLKETRKEHTLRAVELLYSIFCLDMQQVTLVLLGHILPGLLTDSSKWHSLMDPPGTALAKLAVWCALSSYSSHKGQASTRQKKRHREDIEDYISLFPLDDVQPSKLMRLLSSNEDDANILSSPRSSLGSPCTSYLRWVKVGWGHPRGAPLLHSAGCFPALHLLRPTADRSMSSSLSASQLHTVNMRDPLNRVLANLFLLISSILGSRTAGPHTQFVQWFMEECVDCLEQGGRGSVLQFMPFTTVSELVKVSAMSSPKVVLAITDLSLPLGRQVAAKAIAAL; this comes from the exons atGGTGTCCTACTCTTCTGTCCTCACAGCCATCAGTAAG TTTGATGACTTTTCTCGGGACCTGTGTGTCCAGGCGTTGCTGGACATCATGGACATGTTTTGTGACCGTCTGAG CTGTCACGGCAAAGCAGAGGAATGCATCGGACTGTGCCGAGCCCTTCTTAGCGCCCTCCACTGGCTGCTGCGCTGCACGGCAGCCTCTGCAGAGCGGCTCCGGGAGGGGCTGGAGGCCGGCACTCCAGCCGCTGGGGAGAAGCAGCTTGCCATGTGCCTTCAGCGCCTGGAGAAAACCCTCAGCAGCACCAAGAACCGGGCCCTGCTGCACATCGCCAAACTAGAGGAGGCCT CTTCTTGGACTGCCATCGAGCATTCTCTCTTGAAACTTGGAGAGATCCTGGCCAATCTCAGCAACCCGCAGCTCCGGAGTCAGGCCGAGCAGTGTGGCACCCTCATTAGGAG CATCCCCACGATGCTGTCTGTGCATGCGGAGCAGATGCACAAGACCGGCTTCCCCACTGTCCATGCCGTGATCCTGCTCGAGGGCACCATGAACCTGACAGGCGAGACGCAGTCCCTGGTGGAGCAGCTGACGATGGTGAAGCGCATGCAG CATATCCCCACCCCACTTTTTGTCCTGGAGATCTGGAAAGCTTGCTTCGTGGGGCTCATTGAGTCTCCCGAGGGTACGGAGGAGCTCAAGTGGACAGCTTTCACTTTCCTCAAG ATTCCACAAGTTTTGGTGAAGTTGAAGAAGTACTCTCATGGAGACAAG GACTTCACTGAGGATGTCAACTGTGCTTTTGAGTTCCTGCTGAAGCTCACCCCCTTGTTGGACAAAGCTGACCAGCGCTGCAA CTGTGACTGTACAAACTTCCTGCTCCAAGAATGTGGCAAGCAGGGGCTTCTGTCTGAGGCCAGCGTCAACAACCTTATGGCTAAGCG CAAAGCGGACCGAGAGCACGCACCCCAGCAGAAATCGGGAGAGAATGCCAACATCCAGCCCAACATCCAGCTGATCCTCCGGGCGGAGCCCACTGTCACAAACATCCTCAAG TGTTCTTCAGGACTTGATTTCCTGTCCTGTCCCCAGACGATGGATGCAGACCACTCTAAGTCACCGGAGGGACTGCTGGGAGTCCTGGGCCACATGCTGTCCGGGAAGAGTCTGGACTTGCTGCTGgctgccgccgccgccactgGAAAGCTGAAATCCTTCGCCCGGAAATTCATCAA tttgaATGAATTCACAACCTATGGCAGCGAAGAAAGCA CCAAACCGGCCTCCGTCCGGGCCCTGCTGTTTGACATCTCTTTCCTCATGCTGTGCCATGTGGCCCAGACCTATGGTTCAGAG gtgattctgtcCGAGTCGCGCACAGGAGCTGAGGTGCCCTTCTTCGAGACCTGGATGCAGACCTGCATGCCTGAGGAGGGCAAGATCCTGAACCCTGACCACCCCTGCTTCCGCCCCGACTCCACCAAAGTGGAGTCCCTGGTGGCCCTGCTCAACAACTCCTCGGAGATGAAGCTAGT GCAGATGAAGTGGCATGAGGCCTGTCTCAGCATCTCAGCCGCCATCTTGGAAATCCTCAATGCCTGGGAGAATGGGGTCCTGGCCTTCGAGTCCATCCAG AAAATCACTGATAACATCAAAGGGAAGGTATGCAGTCTGGCGGTGTGTGCTGTGGCTTGGCTTGTGGCCCACGTCCGGATGCTGGGGCTGGATGAGCGTGAGAAGTCGCTGCAGATGATCCGCCAGCTGGCAGGGCCACTGTTTAGTGAGAACACCCTGCAGTTCTACAATGAGAG GGTGGTGATCATGAACTCGATCCTGGAGCGCATGTGTGCCGACGTGCTGCAGCAGACAGCCACGCAGATCAAGTTTCCCTCCACCGGGGTGGACACAATGCCCTACTGGAACCTGCTGCCCCCCAAGCGGCCCATCAAAGAGGTGCTGACGGACATCTTTGCCAAGGTGCTGGAGAAGGGCTGGGTGGACAGCCGCTCCATCCACATCTTTGACACCCTGCTGCACATGGGCGGCGTCTACTGGTTCTGCAACAACCTGATTAAG GAGCTGCTGAAGGAGACGCGGAAGGAGCACACGCTGCGGGCAGTGGAGCTGCTCTACTCCATCTTCTGCCTGGACATGCAGCAAGTGACCCTGGTCCTGCTGGGCCACATCCTGCCTGGCCTGCTCACTGACTCCTCCAAGTGGCACAGCCTCATGGACCCCCCGGGCACTGCTCTTGCCAA GCTGGCCGTGTGGTGTGCCCTCAGTTCCTACTCCTCCCACAAGGGACAGGCGTCCACCCGCCAGAAGAAGAGACACCGCGAAGACATTGAG GATTATATCAGCCTCTTCCCCCTGGACGATGTGCAGCCTTCGAAGTTGATGCGACTGCTGAGCTCTAATGAGGACGATGCCAACATCCTTTCGAGCCCCA GGTCTTCTCTGGGCTCTCCATGTACCAGTTACCTCCGATGGGTGAAGGTCGGGTGGGGGCATCCCCGGGGAGCACCACTTTTGCACTCGGCAGGCTGTTTCCCAGCGCTCCATCTGCTCCGTCCCACAGCAGACCGATCCATGAGCAGCTCCCTCTCAGCCTCTCAGCTCCACACGGTCAACATGCGGGACCCTCTGAACCGAGTCCTGG CCAACCTGTTCCTGCTCATCTCCTCCATCCTGGGGTCTCGCACCGCTGGCCCCCACACCCAGTTCGTGCAGTGGTTCATGGAGGAGTGTGTGGACTGCCTGGAGCAGGGCGGCCGTGGCAGCGTCCTGCAGTTCATGCCCTTCACCACC GTGTCGGAACTGGTGAAGGTGTCAGCCATGTCCAGCCCCAAGGTGGTTCTGGCCATCACGGACCTCAGCCTGCCCCTGGGCCGCCAGGTGGCTGCTAAAGCCATTGCTGCACTCTGA
- the MED24 gene encoding mediator of RNA polymerase II transcription subunit 24 isoform X15 — MKVVNLKQAILQAWKERWSDYQWAINMKKFFPKGATWDILNLADALLEQAMIGPSPNPLILSYLKYAISSQMVSYSSVLTAISKFDDFSRDLCVQALLDIMDMFCDRLSCHGKAEECIGLCRALLSALHWLLRCTAASAERLREGLEAGTPAAGEKQLAMCLQRLEKTLSSTKNRALLHIAKLEEASLHTSQGLGQGGTRANQPTASWTAIEHSLLKLGEILANLSNPQLRSQAEQCGTLIRSIPTMLSVHAEQMHKTGFPTVHAVILLEGTMNLTGETQSLVEQLTMVKRMQHIPTPLFVLEIWKACFVGLIESPEGTEELKWTAFTFLKIPQVLVKLKKYSHGDKDFTEDVNCAFEFLLKLTPLLDKADQRCNCDCTNFLLQECGKQGLLSEASVNNLMAKRKADREHAPQQKSGENANIQPNIQLILRAEPTVTNILKCSSGLDFLSCPQTMDADHSKSPEGLLGVLGHMLSGKSLDLLLAAAAATGKLKSFARKFINLNEFTTYGSEESTKPASVRALLFDISFLMLCHVAQTYGSEVILSESRTGAEVPFFETWMQTCMPEEGKILNPDHPCFRPDSTKVESLVALLNNSSEMKLVQMKWHEACLSISAAILEILNAWENGVLAFESIQKITDNIKGKVCSLAVCAVAWLVAHVRMLGLDEREKSLQMIRQLAGPLFSENTLQFYNERVVIMNSILERMCADVLQQTATQIKFPSTGVDTMPYWNLLPPKRPIKEVLTDIFAKVLEKGWVDSRSIHIFDTLLHMGGVYWFCNNLIKELLKETRKEHTLRAVELLYSIFCLDMQQVTLVLLGHILPGLLTDSSKWHSLMDPPGTALAKLAVWCALSSYSSHKGQASTRQKKRHREDIEDYISLFPLDDVQPSKLMRLLSSNEDDANILSSPTDRSMSSSLSASQLHTVNMRDPLNRVLANLFLLISSILGSRTAGPHTQFVQWFMEECVDCLEQGGRGSVLQFMPFTTVSELVKVSAMSSPKVVLAITDLSLPLGRQVAAKAIAAL; from the exons atGGTGTCCTACTCTTCTGTCCTCACAGCCATCAGTAAG TTTGATGACTTTTCTCGGGACCTGTGTGTCCAGGCGTTGCTGGACATCATGGACATGTTTTGTGACCGTCTGAG CTGTCACGGCAAAGCAGAGGAATGCATCGGACTGTGCCGAGCCCTTCTTAGCGCCCTCCACTGGCTGCTGCGCTGCACGGCAGCCTCTGCAGAGCGGCTCCGGGAGGGGCTGGAGGCCGGCACTCCAGCCGCTGGGGAGAAGCAGCTTGCCATGTGCCTTCAGCGCCTGGAGAAAACCCTCAGCAGCACCAAGAACCGGGCCCTGCTGCACATCGCCAAACTAGAGGAGGCCT CATTGCACACATCCCAGGGACTTGGGCAGGGTGGCACCCGAGCCAATCAACCAACAG CTTCTTGGACTGCCATCGAGCATTCTCTCTTGAAACTTGGAGAGATCCTGGCCAATCTCAGCAACCCGCAGCTCCGGAGTCAGGCCGAGCAGTGTGGCACCCTCATTAGGAG CATCCCCACGATGCTGTCTGTGCATGCGGAGCAGATGCACAAGACCGGCTTCCCCACTGTCCATGCCGTGATCCTGCTCGAGGGCACCATGAACCTGACAGGCGAGACGCAGTCCCTGGTGGAGCAGCTGACGATGGTGAAGCGCATGCAG CATATCCCCACCCCACTTTTTGTCCTGGAGATCTGGAAAGCTTGCTTCGTGGGGCTCATTGAGTCTCCCGAGGGTACGGAGGAGCTCAAGTGGACAGCTTTCACTTTCCTCAAG ATTCCACAAGTTTTGGTGAAGTTGAAGAAGTACTCTCATGGAGACAAG GACTTCACTGAGGATGTCAACTGTGCTTTTGAGTTCCTGCTGAAGCTCACCCCCTTGTTGGACAAAGCTGACCAGCGCTGCAA CTGTGACTGTACAAACTTCCTGCTCCAAGAATGTGGCAAGCAGGGGCTTCTGTCTGAGGCCAGCGTCAACAACCTTATGGCTAAGCG CAAAGCGGACCGAGAGCACGCACCCCAGCAGAAATCGGGAGAGAATGCCAACATCCAGCCCAACATCCAGCTGATCCTCCGGGCGGAGCCCACTGTCACAAACATCCTCAAG TGTTCTTCAGGACTTGATTTCCTGTCCTGTCCCCAGACGATGGATGCAGACCACTCTAAGTCACCGGAGGGACTGCTGGGAGTCCTGGGCCACATGCTGTCCGGGAAGAGTCTGGACTTGCTGCTGgctgccgccgccgccactgGAAAGCTGAAATCCTTCGCCCGGAAATTCATCAA tttgaATGAATTCACAACCTATGGCAGCGAAGAAAGCA CCAAACCGGCCTCCGTCCGGGCCCTGCTGTTTGACATCTCTTTCCTCATGCTGTGCCATGTGGCCCAGACCTATGGTTCAGAG gtgattctgtcCGAGTCGCGCACAGGAGCTGAGGTGCCCTTCTTCGAGACCTGGATGCAGACCTGCATGCCTGAGGAGGGCAAGATCCTGAACCCTGACCACCCCTGCTTCCGCCCCGACTCCACCAAAGTGGAGTCCCTGGTGGCCCTGCTCAACAACTCCTCGGAGATGAAGCTAGT GCAGATGAAGTGGCATGAGGCCTGTCTCAGCATCTCAGCCGCCATCTTGGAAATCCTCAATGCCTGGGAGAATGGGGTCCTGGCCTTCGAGTCCATCCAG AAAATCACTGATAACATCAAAGGGAAGGTATGCAGTCTGGCGGTGTGTGCTGTGGCTTGGCTTGTGGCCCACGTCCGGATGCTGGGGCTGGATGAGCGTGAGAAGTCGCTGCAGATGATCCGCCAGCTGGCAGGGCCACTGTTTAGTGAGAACACCCTGCAGTTCTACAATGAGAG GGTGGTGATCATGAACTCGATCCTGGAGCGCATGTGTGCCGACGTGCTGCAGCAGACAGCCACGCAGATCAAGTTTCCCTCCACCGGGGTGGACACAATGCCCTACTGGAACCTGCTGCCCCCCAAGCGGCCCATCAAAGAGGTGCTGACGGACATCTTTGCCAAGGTGCTGGAGAAGGGCTGGGTGGACAGCCGCTCCATCCACATCTTTGACACCCTGCTGCACATGGGCGGCGTCTACTGGTTCTGCAACAACCTGATTAAG GAGCTGCTGAAGGAGACGCGGAAGGAGCACACGCTGCGGGCAGTGGAGCTGCTCTACTCCATCTTCTGCCTGGACATGCAGCAAGTGACCCTGGTCCTGCTGGGCCACATCCTGCCTGGCCTGCTCACTGACTCCTCCAAGTGGCACAGCCTCATGGACCCCCCGGGCACTGCTCTTGCCAA GCTGGCCGTGTGGTGTGCCCTCAGTTCCTACTCCTCCCACAAGGGACAGGCGTCCACCCGCCAGAAGAAGAGACACCGCGAAGACATTGAG GATTATATCAGCCTCTTCCCCCTGGACGATGTGCAGCCTTCGAAGTTGATGCGACTGCTGAGCTCTAATGAGGACGATGCCAACATCCTTTCGAGCCCCA CAGACCGATCCATGAGCAGCTCCCTCTCAGCCTCTCAGCTCCACACGGTCAACATGCGGGACCCTCTGAACCGAGTCCTGG CCAACCTGTTCCTGCTCATCTCCTCCATCCTGGGGTCTCGCACCGCTGGCCCCCACACCCAGTTCGTGCAGTGGTTCATGGAGGAGTGTGTGGACTGCCTGGAGCAGGGCGGCCGTGGCAGCGTCCTGCAGTTCATGCCCTTCACCACC GTGTCGGAACTGGTGAAGGTGTCAGCCATGTCCAGCCCCAAGGTGGTTCTGGCCATCACGGACCTCAGCCTGCCCCTGGGCCGCCAGGTGGCTGCTAAAGCCATTGCTGCACTCTGA